One Hydrogenophaga crassostreae genomic region harbors:
- a CDS encoding glycine zipper 2TM domain-containing protein — translation MKTLSRNLLLPALTGAIAFSAAGVAQAQDERGRVISSTPVIQQVAVPREVCENVQVRERARSSGAGALMGGIAGGAMGNAVGGGTGRAVATALGIFGGAVLGDRIEGRGQSTVRTVQECTTQNVYENQTVAYNVVYEYAGRQYSVEMDDEPGRYVPVSVQPVNVRPVTRPQVQYVPASAAPEVVYVGRIPRGHSNGRWDREQDDRWDRNWR, via the coding sequence ATGAAAACGCTCAGCCGCAACCTCCTCCTTCCCGCACTCACTGGTGCCATCGCCTTCTCAGCCGCAGGCGTCGCCCAGGCTCAAGACGAACGGGGCCGCGTGATCAGCAGCACACCGGTGATCCAGCAAGTGGCTGTGCCGCGCGAAGTATGCGAAAACGTGCAGGTGCGCGAACGCGCCCGCAGTTCGGGCGCCGGCGCCCTGATGGGTGGCATCGCAGGCGGCGCCATGGGCAATGCTGTGGGTGGGGGCACCGGGCGTGCTGTGGCCACGGCCCTCGGCATTTTCGGCGGCGCCGTTTTGGGTGACCGCATAGAAGGCCGGGGCCAAAGCACGGTTCGCACCGTGCAGGAATGCACCACCCAGAACGTCTACGAAAACCAGACCGTGGCCTACAACGTGGTTTACGAATATGCCGGGCGCCAGTACAGCGTGGAAATGGATGATGAGCCTGGCCGCTATGTGCCGGTGAGCGTGCAACCTGTGAATGTGCGCCCCGTGACCCGCCCCCAGGTGCAGTATGTGCCTGCATCAGCAGCCCCTGAGGTGGTGTATGTCGGCCGCATCCCGCGTGGCCACAGCAATGGGCGCTGGGACCGCGAGCAAGATGACCGCTGGGACCGCAACTGGAGGTGA
- the rbsD gene encoding D-ribose pyranase: MKRTVLLNAELSYLIATLGHGDMVVIGDAGLPVPNGVRRIDLALMPGMPAVGDVLQAVLSEMQVERAMIATEAVTANHGHMPPWCRPLGGTPVDQVSHADFKALTGQAKAVIRTGECTPYANAILYAGVVF, from the coding sequence ATGAAACGAACGGTTCTTTTGAATGCCGAGTTGTCCTATTTGATTGCCACCTTGGGCCATGGCGACATGGTGGTCATTGGCGATGCCGGGTTGCCCGTGCCGAACGGCGTGCGCCGCATCGATCTGGCGCTCATGCCAGGCATGCCTGCCGTGGGCGACGTGTTGCAGGCGGTGCTCTCGGAAATGCAGGTCGAGCGGGCGATGATCGCGACCGAAGCCGTGACGGCAAACCATGGCCACATGCCGCCCTGGTGTCGGCCACTGGGTGGCACACCTGTTGATCAGGTGTCACATGCCGACTTCAAAGCGTTGACCGGTCAGGCAAAGGCCGTGATCCGCACAGGGGAGTGCACACCCTATGCCAACGCCATTTTGTATGCTGGCGTGGTGTTCTAA
- a CDS encoding DUF2239 family protein → MNTDTATNIPFAPTCTAFSGTRRIAAGQYDLVAQSLATLGLGQGGGLLVFDDATGALVDFPWPPGYAPEQPKPPAVDAEEKPAGPAGVGRPRLGVVAREVTLLPRHWEWLALQRGGASAALRRLVEEARKTHAEHDTQRQAKERAYRFMSAIGGGLPGFEEASRALFAHDGGAFSERIQVWPEDVKAHLSWLARGAFGTH, encoded by the coding sequence ATGAATACCGATACCGCAACCAACATCCCATTTGCCCCCACCTGCACCGCGTTTTCAGGCACCCGGCGCATCGCCGCAGGCCAATACGACCTTGTTGCCCAAAGCCTGGCCACCCTGGGACTGGGCCAAGGAGGCGGCCTGCTGGTGTTTGACGATGCCACAGGGGCCTTGGTCGACTTCCCCTGGCCGCCTGGTTATGCACCCGAGCAGCCCAAACCGCCCGCCGTGGATGCCGAGGAAAAACCGGCAGGGCCTGCGGGCGTGGGGCGGCCGCGTTTGGGTGTGGTGGCGCGCGAAGTCACGTTGCTGCCGCGCCACTGGGAATGGTTGGCCTTGCAGCGCGGTGGCGCTTCGGCGGCTTTGCGCCGCCTGGTCGAAGAGGCGCGCAAAACCCACGCCGAACACGATACCCAGCGTCAGGCCAAGGAGCGCGCGTACCGATTCATGTCGGCCATCGGCGGCGGCCTGCCGGGATTTGAAGAGGCATCGCGCGCCTTGTTCGCCCACGATGGCGGCGCGTTCTCCGAGCGCATTCAGGTCTGGCCAGAAGATGTGAAAGCCCACCTGAGCTGGCTGGCCCGAGGAGCCTTCGGGACACACTGA
- a CDS encoding NAD(P)/FAD-dependent oxidoreductase: MIRLSELKLLLAEVPTEHRRAADAPTETSADREPPPHPVEALTRLTAQALGLDERAIAHLHVFKRSFDARKAELLAVYIVDVTLADPSQEAALLAKFENNAHIQVTPDMAWHPPGQAPAGWPSNETERPVVIGLGPCGLFTALALAQMGLKPIVLERGKPVRERTKDTWGLWRHQKLNPQSNVQYGEGGAGLFSDGKLYSQIKDPRFLGRKVMNEFVEAGAPKEILYMAHPHIGTFKLVKVVEAMREKIIALGGEIRFQQQVVGFTMAPAGAGQQQLTGLRVLHLDTGAIIELPARHAVLAVGHSSRDTFALLHDAGVFLEAKPFSVGFRIEHPQSVIDRARWGRHAGHPLLGAADYKLVHHAKNGRAVYSFCMCPGGMVVAATSEPGRVVTNGMSQYSRNERNANAGIVVAIEPGDFPLQFPQDAALWTDAFGEADGPRYADQAKAMANKGEPHPLAGIVLQRQLEARAFVMGGGTYEAPGQLVGDFVAGQASAALADVEPSYQPGVKLGDLAPALPAYAIEAMREALPVFGRKIKGYDMPGAVLTGVETRTSAPLRITRGADLQSLNTRGLYPAGEGAGYAGGILSAGVDGLKVAEALARSALGLGMAIT, encoded by the coding sequence ATGATCCGCCTTTCCGAACTCAAGCTGCTGCTGGCCGAAGTGCCCACCGAGCACCGCCGCGCAGCCGACGCACCCACCGAAACCAGCGCCGACCGCGAGCCCCCCCCCCATCCCGTCGAAGCGCTCACCCGTTTGACCGCCCAGGCATTGGGCCTGGATGAAAGAGCCATCGCTCACCTGCATGTGTTCAAGCGCAGCTTCGATGCACGCAAGGCCGAACTGCTGGCGGTGTACATCGTGGATGTGACGCTGGCCGATCCTTCGCAAGAGGCGGCCCTGCTGGCGAAGTTTGAGAACAACGCCCACATCCAGGTCACCCCCGACATGGCCTGGCATCCACCCGGGCAGGCCCCAGCCGGTTGGCCCTCGAACGAAACCGAGCGCCCCGTTGTGATCGGCCTCGGGCCTTGCGGCCTGTTCACTGCGTTGGCGCTGGCGCAAATGGGCCTGAAACCCATCGTGCTGGAGCGCGGCAAGCCGGTGCGCGAGCGCACCAAAGACACCTGGGGCCTGTGGCGCCACCAGAAGCTGAACCCCCAAAGCAATGTGCAATACGGCGAAGGCGGCGCCGGCCTGTTTTCCGACGGCAAGCTCTACAGCCAGATCAAGGACCCGCGCTTCCTGGGCCGCAAGGTCATGAACGAATTTGTCGAGGCGGGCGCGCCGAAAGAAATCCTCTACATGGCCCACCCCCACATCGGCACCTTCAAGCTGGTCAAGGTGGTCGAAGCCATGCGCGAAAAAATCATCGCCCTGGGCGGCGAAATCCGGTTTCAGCAACAGGTGGTCGGCTTCACCATGGCGCCAGCCGGCGCAGGCCAGCAACAACTCACCGGGTTGCGTGTGTTGCACCTCGACACGGGCGCCATCATTGAACTGCCTGCCCGGCATGCGGTGCTCGCCGTGGGCCACAGCTCACGGGACACCTTTGCTTTGCTGCACGATGCGGGCGTGTTCCTGGAGGCCAAACCGTTCTCGGTGGGTTTCCGCATCGAACACCCGCAAAGCGTGATCGACCGTGCCCGCTGGGGCCGCCACGCGGGCCACCCGCTGCTGGGTGCCGCCGATTACAAGCTGGTGCACCACGCCAAGAATGGTCGCGCGGTCTACAGCTTTTGCATGTGCCCGGGCGGCATGGTCGTGGCCGCGACCAGCGAGCCCGGCCGTGTGGTCACCAACGGCATGAGCCAGTATTCGCGCAACGAGCGCAACGCCAACGCAGGCATCGTGGTCGCCATCGAGCCCGGCGATTTCCCGCTGCAGTTCCCGCAAGACGCCGCGCTGTGGACCGACGCTTTCGGCGAGGCTGATGGCCCGCGATACGCCGATCAGGCCAAAGCCATGGCGAACAAAGGCGAACCACATCCGCTGGCCGGCATCGTTTTGCAACGCCAGCTGGAAGCCCGTGCATTCGTGATGGGCGGCGGCACCTACGAAGCCCCTGGTCAACTGGTGGGCGATTTCGTGGCTGGCCAGGCGTCTGCGGCTTTGGCCGACGTCGAACCCTCGTACCAGCCGGGCGTGAAGCTGGGCGATCTGGCGCCCGCCCTGCCCGCTTATGCCATCGAAGCCATGCGCGAAGCGCTACCGGTGTTCGGTCGCAAGATCAAGGGTTACGACATGCCCGGCGCCGTGCTGACAGGCGTGGAAACGCGCACTTCGGCGCCGCTGCGCATCACGCGCGGTGCTGATTTGCAGAGCCTGAACACAAGAGGCTTGTACCCGGCAGGCGAAGGCGCTGGCTACGCGGGTGGCATTCTTTCAGCGGGTGTGGACGGCCTCAAGGTGGCCGAGGCGCTGGCCAGAAGCGCCCTTGGTCTGGGGATGGCAATCACGTGA
- a CDS encoding MATE family efflux transporter — translation MSASTTPPTASGGPPPPARALWQVYLFFLAPMVLSNLLQSLSGTINGIYIGQMLGTHALAAVSGMFPVMFFFISLVIGIGAGASVLIGQAWGAKQPEKVRAIAGTALMVGALIGLAGAVLGGVFAREALMALGTPADVLDDATGYARMMMLLMPLLLTFILFTQLLRGVSDTVSPLMALLLSTGVGLALTPALIKGWLGLPPMGIQSAALAGFVSTGLALAFLTLRLRRRSHVLAPDRALFAALKLDREILKKVMRIGLPTGVQMVVISISELVILALVNRHGSEATAAYGAVTQVVNYVQFPALSIAITASILGAQAIGAGMLDRVRAILQTGLALNAIITGSLILIGYALSHWLLGLFITQEAVRVQAEQLLHIMLWSLLLFGFQAVVGGIMRASGVVLVPVAISIACIVLVQVPAAYTLDAHFGLEGVWMAFPITYGAMLVLQTAYYKLVWKHKKIERLV, via the coding sequence ATGTCCGCATCCACCACGCCGCCCACCGCATCCGGCGGCCCGCCGCCACCCGCGCGGGCCCTTTGGCAGGTCTACCTGTTTTTCCTGGCGCCCATGGTGCTGTCCAACCTGCTGCAAAGCCTGTCGGGCACGATCAACGGCATTTACATAGGGCAGATGCTGGGCACCCATGCGCTGGCTGCGGTGTCGGGCATGTTTCCGGTGATGTTCTTCTTCATCTCGCTGGTGATTGGCATCGGGGCCGGCGCCTCGGTGTTGATCGGCCAGGCCTGGGGGGCCAAGCAGCCTGAAAAGGTCAGGGCCATAGCGGGCACTGCCTTGATGGTGGGCGCTTTGATTGGGCTGGCTGGCGCGGTGTTGGGCGGCGTCTTCGCCCGCGAAGCCCTGATGGCACTGGGAACCCCCGCTGATGTACTGGATGACGCCACCGGCTATGCACGCATGATGATGTTGCTCATGCCGCTGTTGCTGACGTTCATCTTGTTCACGCAGCTTTTGCGTGGGGTGAGCGACACGGTGTCACCCCTGATGGCGCTGCTGCTGTCCACTGGCGTTGGCCTGGCGCTCACGCCCGCGCTGATCAAGGGATGGCTGGGTCTGCCGCCCATGGGAATCCAGAGCGCGGCACTGGCGGGCTTTGTATCCACCGGTCTGGCACTGGCTTTTCTGACCCTTAGACTGCGCCGCCGGTCCCATGTGCTGGCGCCAGACCGGGCGCTGTTTGCGGCGCTCAAGCTGGACCGGGAGATTCTGAAAAAAGTCATGCGCATCGGCCTGCCCACCGGCGTGCAGATGGTAGTGATTTCAATTTCCGAACTGGTGATTCTGGCGCTCGTGAATCGCCATGGTTCAGAAGCCACGGCCGCGTACGGTGCGGTGACCCAGGTGGTGAACTACGTGCAATTCCCTGCGCTGTCCATCGCCATCACCGCGTCTATCCTGGGCGCTCAGGCGATCGGTGCGGGCATGCTGGACAGGGTGCGCGCCATTTTGCAAACTGGACTGGCGCTCAACGCCATCATCACAGGCAGTCTGATCCTGATCGGTTATGCGCTTTCGCACTGGTTGCTCGGCCTGTTCATCACACAGGAAGCCGTGCGCGTGCAGGCAGAACAGTTGCTGCACATCATGTTGTGGAGCCTGTTGCTGTTCGGCTTCCAGGCCGTGGTCGGAGGCATCATGCGCGCCAGCGGTGTGGTGTTGGTGCCAGTGGCGATTTCGATTGCCTGCATCGTGCTGGTGCAGGTGCCAGCGGCGTACACGCTGGACGCGCATTTCGGGCTGGAAGGCGTGTGGATGGCGTTCCCCATTACCTACGGCGCGATGCTGGTGTTGCAGACGGCGTATTACAAGCTGGT